Within Cyprinus carpio isolate SPL01 chromosome A7, ASM1834038v1, whole genome shotgun sequence, the genomic segment TCTGGTTATTGTTTGGGAGTTGTAGGAAGAGCTGGTGCAGATATTGACTCCATGGGATTCATGTTTCTCAATGCGGTTCAATCAACTGTTCTCACCAATGTCAACTATCCCACAATAAACCAACTGATACCAAAGGTGACCGTGGAAGAGATCAAATCCTTGACTTACAAAAACAGCATCTCCaccactcaaaaacaaacaatcgAAACCTCAAAGACAATAACTACAAAATCTTCATGGTCTGTGACTCTAAGTCTTACAGCAACATTTAGTATGGAAGTGAAGGCAGGGGTTCCAGTGCTCGGTGAAGTTACAGCAGGATACAAAGTCTCCATTGGAGCATCAAGCACTTACAGTCATGAGCACTCAGATGAGAGAAAGGAAACTCTGTCTACTGCTATAGATGTGCCTCCTAAAAAGAAGGTGGATGTTGACATCACCATCGGCAGAGCCGTGTTTGACCTGCCTTACACTGGCACAGTGATCATCACTTGCAAGAACGGTGGTGTGTTACAGTATGAAACCAAGGGTCAATACAAAGGCATCACTTACACTGATATCAAAGTGGATACTAAAGAATCTGATTTGTAATGTGAAGAAAGTTTATACATGCAAcacaaattatttgattttacttttaatttgagCAGTTATGTATCAGTTATTCTACTTATAATTTTAGGGGAAATTACAGGGGTGTTATAGGGGGGAAATATATATTCAACATTGTTAttctcaaaataatattttactatcaGAATCCTTCAAGTGCAATCACTTTAATCTCTAGTACATCAATTATGTATCAGTTATtctacatttaattataattttcttGGGTGTTTGGGTGTTCAGGGGAAATATATATTCAGCATTTTTActcttgaaataatatttttttattttaatacagaaatattcATACAGGTTATACTTCatataataatttcaaatgtgTTTAATCTGAGCTTTAATAAAacgattacattttattaaataaatcatggtACACATTTTCTGTTTCCTGTACATGTCCTGTGAGGAAAACATTACTAATCAATCCTAATTTAGCACACCAATGTAGAATTTCATGCCATCATACAAATTTGATTAAATCCAGTTTTTCAAAACCCAACAAATGTACTTCAAATTCAGGCTAAGCAATTTCATGAAGCTGACTGTAAACCTTTGACCCCAAGGTTATGTCCGGTTGCATTTCTGGACTATATGGCAtctcttgataaaaaaaataaaaataaaataaaaaatgaaaagtcttcAGGCCTGAGTTGTTCATTCTTTTTTCACATGACGTGACAGCAGTATTGCATACAGAAATGAATAATTCCCAACCTTCCTTacaaataagtcaatttttaactCTTACAGTTCTGTGAtgcatttctggtctcaaattgtagcctttttatttcttacaatttgTGGATTTCAGTCATGATGGTTCCTTTCCATAACATTAGATgtggtaataaagagttggttaatACTCTAAACTTTATACGTAGGATGAGGTAATCACTTTGATAaagcaaaaatacatacataagataacaacatacagtaagaaatgtatgtgtttgtaagaTACGAGCCGGGAAGCGGGCATGTGACAAAACATTGAACGACTTGAACCTGAGAAGACTCGCGAGTCGCGAGGTGAACTAATCAATTCCATTTCCGGTACAGACTGCATTTAGCTTTAGGCCTGGGACACACTAGACAATTTTCAAACCTTTAAACCCATGGGAGAACACAGACATGAAGACACAGACATGTTTTGTAGGAATGATTTCACAGTGACATGAGATCTCATGGAGACTCGCGAGATCAAACGTGACTATAGAAGAAAAACACATGGAGGACAATCTATGTTGTCAGCTGGCTCTCCTGGCACTCATGGTAAAACCGGATAAAGCCGGCCAAAAACAATCGGTCTTAACATTACAGATCAGATTCTTTAGTATTTACTTTGATAACAGTGATGCCTCTGTATTGACCCTTGGTTTCATACTGTAACACACTGCCGTTCTTGCAAGTGATCTTCACTATGCCAGTGTAAGGCAGGTCAAACCTCTGCCGATGGTGATGTCAAAATCCACCTTCTTTTTAGGTGGCACATCTACAGTGTTAGACAGAGTTTCGGTTCTCTCATCTGTGAATTCTATAGAAACTTCTTGAATCTCTGGAATCCATGCCTTCACTTCCACATTAAATGTTACTGTAAAGCTGTTAATCATCGACAACGAAAATGACAAAATCCAGAGCCGATATCGATAGGATATTCAGTTTTTAAACCCCAGCTCGTCATCTTTGCAAAATATTCTCCACCCTGTTTGTTCTAGAATTTGATGGCTCCAAGACGTGTTCCTGCTCCGTTCCCCCAGAGGGACAGTGAGGTGAAACACTCAAACCAAGTTTGAATGCGTACTCTTGATACGGTCCAGCTGGATTGCCAAAGGTTTCAATTCTGCCATCTGAAAGCCAAACCTTTACAGCCTTCTCCTGCCTTTCTCTTTCCCAGACCTTTATTTAACAGTAATTATGgtctcgtgtttttttttttttttttttgttttgttttgtttttagaatccTTTAGAACATTTTTGTTCCATGTTATCAactattttaaagtaatttgtaTTTGCTTTTCCTCCCCATTTACTcatttatattactgtatttctgtagTAACCTCCTGCAAAATATCAAGCCGTTTGCTACATGAGTTATCTTAAGTGCCCATCACTGGAAAAAATACTCAGATACAGATGACTGTAACCTGATGAATGTCTTCTCAAGATCAACTCGTCTTGTGAAAGCCAGAAATGTGAGATAAGGTTGACTGGACAACTTCTTAGAGATCCAAATGGGGCAAGCGGTACCTGTAAAACACACCATGAGTCAGAgtcatctgcaaaaaaaaataataatcttgctGTATATGCAAATTGATAAGATGTATACCTTAaatgcattatatgtttttttggatTAAAGTGCCAAATGTATCAATATAACAaaatttgagctttttttttggcTGGGGAAATGCCTGCACACCCTTGTGATTGATTAATTActtaaattctgtgtttttaattaaaccttGGTTACTTATGAAACATAAGGTGACACTTTTTTTAACTA encodes:
- the LOC122145570 gene encoding aerolysin-like protein — protein: MSYPTTLGLIGGGGGSYFSFTGEYSGASLEKIGVWVGGWQVKAVKVWLSDGRNQTFGEPDGPYKEYTFKPGECFTSLSLWGNGAGTRLGAIKFKTSKEGEFFASMTSWGLKKEYPMDVGSGYCLGVVGRAGADIDSMGFMFLNAVQSTVLTNVNYPTINQLIPKVTVEEIKSLTYKNSISTTQKQTIETSKTITTKSSWSVTLSLTATFSMEVKAGVPVLGEVTAGYKVSIGASSTYSHEHSDERKETLSTAIDVPPKKKVDVDITIGRAVFDLPYTGTVIITCKNGGVLQYETKGQYKGITYTDIKVDTKESDL